In Vigna angularis cultivar LongXiaoDou No.4 chromosome 8, ASM1680809v1, whole genome shotgun sequence, one DNA window encodes the following:
- the LOC108343810 gene encoding mitochondrial import inner membrane translocase subunit PAM16 like 2 — protein sequence MAAKILANLLVMGGGILARAVVQAYRQALTNAAKTGVAQETIQNTIRRASKAMTEQEARQILGVSAETPWEDIIKKYDSLFESNAKSGSFYLQSKVQRAKECLEEVQHGKSQNTTS from the exons ATG GCTGCTAAGATTCTTGCGAACTTGCTTGTAATGGGTGGAGGAATCTTGGCAAGAGCAGTTGTTCAGGCATATCGTCAAGCACTCACTA ATGCCGCAAAAACTGGTGTTGCACAGGAGACAATACAAAATACCATTCGCAGAGCTAGCAAGGCAATGACAGAGCAAGAGGCTCGACAGATTCTTGGTGTCTCTGCGGAAACTCCCTGGGAGGATATTATCAAG AAATACGATAGTTTGTTTGAGAGTAATGCCAAGAGTGGGAGTTTCTATCTCCAGTCCAAAGTACAACGTGCCAAGGAATGTCTAGAGGAAGTTCAACATGGCAAGAGTCAGAATACCACTAGTTGA